In one window of Microbispora sp. ZYX-F-249 DNA:
- a CDS encoding DedA family protein, with translation MTEWLIDLMETLGAPGAAIAIALENLFPPLPSEVILPLAGFTASRGEMNLVAVLLWTTAGSVAGALALYWVGALLGRERTLALAARIPLLKVSDVTKTEAWFLRHGRRTVFFGRMIPIFRSLISVPAGVERMPLGVFTLLTTAGSLLWNTVFVLAGWTLGENWSLVETYVGMGTNVVVAVVVLAVLVFVGVRLSERRKGRHALDG, from the coding sequence ATGACGGAATGGCTGATCGACCTCATGGAGACCCTCGGCGCGCCGGGCGCCGCGATCGCGATCGCGCTGGAGAACCTCTTCCCGCCCCTCCCCAGCGAGGTGATCCTGCCGCTGGCCGGTTTCACCGCCTCCCGAGGAGAGATGAACCTGGTCGCCGTCCTGCTGTGGACCACGGCCGGGTCGGTGGCGGGGGCGCTGGCGCTGTACTGGGTGGGCGCGCTGCTCGGCCGTGAGCGCACGCTGGCCCTGGCCGCGCGGATCCCGCTGCTCAAGGTCTCCGACGTCACCAAGACCGAGGCCTGGTTTCTCAGGCACGGGCGCAGGACGGTGTTCTTCGGCCGGATGATCCCGATCTTCCGCAGCCTGATCTCCGTTCCCGCCGGGGTGGAGCGCATGCCGCTGGGCGTCTTCACGCTCCTGACCACGGCAGGCAGCCTGCTCTGGAACACGGTCTTCGTGCTGGCCGGCTGGACACTGGGGGAGAACTGGTCGCTGGTGGAGACCTACGTCGGCATGGGCACCAACGTGGTCGTCGCCGTGGTGGTGCTCGCCGTGCTGGTCTTCGTGGGCGTACGGCTGAGCGAGCGGCGCAAGGGGCGGCATGCGCTGGACGGTTAG